From Ptychodera flava strain L36383 unplaced genomic scaffold, AS_Pfla_20210202 Scaffold_44__1_contigs__length_1314385_pilon, whole genome shotgun sequence, the proteins below share one genomic window:
- the LOC139128147 gene encoding tripartite motif-containing protein 2-like: MAAAPERKVLEEIGEDFLCCTICLEQFKSPKILPCLHTFCEQCLVTLVEKTGSLNCPECRQQYQLPVGGVPAIKGNFFMSNLIEIFKQRLESMQGTEIRCAGCKENTATHRCVECRHYLCNNCVKVHRNLPITQTHQLMTIGEYETAKSTSPLTLQAVEYCNVHTKNEVKFYCETCQVPVYDSADLLITTRDSTGNQVIPKQQVKAKVRKPDASWEDINVDDNRDGTHRVTVAGQLDGKYQVTMTIGDQPIPGCPVIIPVIKGLVKTIGSKGSAEGQYNHPLSVAINKDRDIVTADRNNNRLQITTREGKFKKFLKFKQFEKPFTPCDIAISSDNTYYSLDNNNKQVVVSDENGHVIRYFGQNELKDPYGIGISPVDGNVYVTDNGGHCVRVYTQHGKYLRSFGSEGKGQGQFNCPWGVVISSTGMVFVADYYNKRIQVFNADDQYLYSFDCQSGDGKMRCPRGIAIENDKYLYITTGRFYKQGSELKIEDCSLLKFESSGKFVCRIDSDSDGLDCPKGIALTDDVPCRVFVADTW; this comes from the exons ATGGCTGCTGCTCCTGAACGTAAAGTTTTGGAAGAAATCGGTGAAGATTTCTTGTGTTGTACCATCTGTCTGGAGCAGttcaagtctcctaaaattctgccatgtctgcatacattctgtgagCAGTGTTTAGTCACACTGGTTGAGAAGACTGGATCTCTAAACTGTCCAGAATGTCGACAGCAATATCAGCTTCCTGTTGGAGGAGTGCCAGCGATAAAAGGCAACTTCTTTATGAGCAATCTGATTGAGATATTCAAGCAACGACTGGAGTCTATGCAGGGAACTGAGATCAGGTGTGCAGGTTGCAAAGAGAACACAGCCACTCACAGGTGTGTGGAGTGCAGACATTATCTCTGTAACAACTGTGTTAAGGTGCATAGAAATCTGCCAATTACACAGACACATCAACTAATGACCATTGGAGAATATGAAACAGCAAAGTCAACCAGTCCACTAACACTACAAGCAGTAGAATATTGCAATGTTCACACCAAGAATGAGGTCAAATTctactgtgaaacctgtcaggtaCCTGTCT ATGACTCTGCAGACCTACTGatcacaaccagagattccacaggaaaccaagtcatcccaaaacaacaagtgaaagccaaggtaagaaaacctgatgcatcatgggaagacatcaatgtagatgataacagagatggtacacacagagttacagtggctggacaattggatggaaaatatcaagttaccatgacaataggagatcaaccaataccaggctgtcctgtcatcatacctgtcatcaaaggattggTGAAGACCATTGGCAGTAAAGGAAGTGCTGAGGGACAGTACAACCATCCCTTGAGTGTGGCcataaacaaagacagagacattgtcacTGCAGATAGGAACAATAATAGGTTGCAGATAACCACCAGAGAgggaaaatttaagaaattcttgaaattcaaacagTTTGAGAAGCCTTTCACACCATGTGATATAGCTATATCAAGTGATAATACATACTATAGTTTAGATAACAACAATAAgcaagtagttgtcagtgatgagaatggacatgtcatcagatactttggacaaaatgagttgaaaGATCCATATGGTATTGGGATTAGTCCTGTAGATGGCAATGTCTATGTGACAGATAATGGTGGACATTGTGTCAGGGTTTATACACAACATGGCAAATACCTTAGATCATTTGGGTCAGAAGGTAAAGGTCAAGGGCAATTCAATTGTCCCTGGGGTGTAGTCATTTCAAGTACTGGAATGGTATTTGTAGCAGACTACTATAACAAGCGTATCCAGGTATTCAATGCAGatgaccagtatttgtattcctttgattgtCAGAGTGGGGATGGTAAGATGAGATGTCCCAGGGGAAtagcaattgaaaatgataaatatctCTATATTACCACTGGTAGATTTTATAAGCAAGGTAGTGAGCTGAAGATTGAGGATTGTAGTCTACTGAAGTTTGAGAGTAGTGGTAAGTTTGTTTGTCGTATTGATAGTGATAGTGATGGGCTTGACTGCCCTAAAGGTATAGCATTGACAGATGATGTACCTTGCAGGGTGTTTGTAGCTGATACCTGGTGA